The window AGGTAGTGAATGTTTTGTTCTCACAAATGTGTCTTTGCTAAAAGTGAAAGATacataatagaatttttattttatctagaaatttgcataatatatattgtaaagttaaaaataatatgtaatagttaaaaaaatagagtataaattatatacttaacttttatgtttaaaaatatcatATCTACAAAATATCAACTTTGTTTTCATTGATAATATGAATATTATCTTGTCATATGTTGtttattttttgttattattttttatcatgtatattctttttattttttacatttcaaatttaaataaaatttacttcATACATGTATGATATATATGGACTACAAATATAATGATATTCATATATCACATTGACAAAGTATTTATCTAACATATATCTACATGCCAAAGGTCAAACCAAATTGATATTGATTTTTTGTATATACAGTTAATTTCAGCACTTTGACAATAtgtctaaatatatttttttaaaatatacatttgCCTTTTGTAATTTGgttcaatattttcaaatttgatagATGCATCCAATACATATGGCTGAATATCAGTAATATTTTGTCATTTAACTAtcaattattgtaaaataaatttcaatttggaacttaaattatataaatgaccatatataaattatatatttaattaagtgAAAAGAAATcagtttatattaaatataattcattccaaattttgatattatttttGCAATTATATTTTAAAGTACAAATGTTAATCTTTTAtacaattatgtatatatacaatatcAATAAACGCAAttgttacaaataaaatatctaatactAATGACAAAAAGCAGAAAGAATGACAGGttagaaattatataatatcaacTATGCGAATgtcaattataaataaaaagtaagaTAGACTTACATTGTGTTGGAAAACAGAGCACGTCTTGCTGCGAACATTATTGAAACTGTGACAAATCAACTTGTTTTTATAAACTAATATCAGAAAATGTGAAGTGCAGAAGCAACCGTTGATCACAGACTTGTCGCGATAGTTGCAAAAATCTTAATGCCGGAGTATGCCGGGAAATGGCTCGAACTCTACTACCACTACCAGCTATACAAATATCAGATATTACGTCACAATCTTTTTCCACTGACAGTAACCACATTACTAATTTTCCCCTAATTAGACAATATCTACATATTTAGatgatatattataattaaaacatGACTAACccttagaaaatatttttttcattttgataAACATTACATCTTCCCGaagtttatattaattatttaaaaatatttcgtataaaattAGGAACAAATATAGCTTTTGTGTTACAAGGCTACAGGCTTTAtggtttcaattttattttaattagatgtttttaatttccaattttcaTAACTGTAAAAGTTGATGAATAAAAGAAATGACGTTTTACCTTACGATtatcataaataattatttttgtgTTGAAAGGTAATATTTAATTGATAAATTACatattatacaataataatcgtttttgttatagatatatttgaattgaattatccacaaattatattttaattatggaTAAGTTTCCAAAAATTATACTCCAAATACAATAGATATACCTATTCAAAATCCAAACTGAACATTACATACCAAAATTACAATTGAATTAGAAAGCAAAATATTTATGTAAGAAACACGATAAAAAATATGTGCTTTTATACAAGATACTATAAAATAGCAatgtaaatattttgtatatttgtcctcaaaaaaaataaaaaatatgcaaCTGTGATGTTCTGTGATCTATAGATCAGTTGCACGTTTTACTGAAATTAATAtcgtttaatatttcatataatttacAGGTATTCAATGAATCTAACAAATAGACCTCAATTTTATTATACACAATTAAAAGCATATTTTATGCATGAATAACGAATGTTGACACGCGTGTCTCACAATGAAAAAAacaatacatacatacaaatTATTGCGCACATAATCGTGTATAAATCTATGTATGTGCGTCGTTGTGTATCAGATATTAACATTTGTGTATTTACATAATAAAAAAGGCATTGCCCTGATTATTATTCTATTgttatttatattctttatgATTGCTTTGCAAAACCTAACAAGAGAAGCTACTATCAATGTTTTAACGAATTTACAAAAAGCCATTTAAAAACGTTGAAGCATTTGTTCGTAATAACGAATacttattagaaaatttaatacGATTTTATTGCGAAAGAAAAAATACTTTTAACTATCTACCCCTTTATTCCAACGCCACATTATTTTTGTGAAGATATAATCATACGTAATCAAGTGCTGTTATCTTGGCATTAACGTGACttcaaaaaatttgaaatttaaagatatattTACGGATACACgttatgaaaaattacaaaaccatcagaaataatatttatcataATGTGTCTCCATATTattcttaaatataaaatattcgattCAACTTATGTTGGGCATTAAGTCACGCTAAGCTTTGTTCATATATAACAAGTGTTATGTGTATAAAATCGTTCTAGAAAACTGTTCATTCTGGATCGCTTTGAAGCGTCTCACCATTAGTTAGAACTAACGCGTCATCATCAGCTTCGTTATAATCAAGAGAAAGGATactctctcttctcttttttttatatgtCCTTTCGTCGTCACTACCTGGTGCACTTTTGTCCCTTTTGGTCCTATCCCTACCCCTAGTTATTCTAGTTAGCACCTCTTCCCCATTAGTTTTATTGTTATTTCTATTATGACTTTTGCTCCTCAGTATCCTTTTATTATTTCGATTTTCTTCATGTTCTTCTTCCCTATCACTTAATTCCTCATTCTCTACTTTAATGATCAAAGCAGCCGAATCACTTGAGCTTTCGTCATTATGGTCTGCTTGATTGGGTTTTCGTTCGACCCGTTCTGTTCTTTCAGTATTAGAAAACTCACACTGTGGCGATCGCTGCGATGATAACGGTGGAGTCCTAGCACCTTTGCACACATCACTATCTTCCATTGATTTTGAAGTCTTTGTTTCCGAAATTGAATTTTCCTCAGATTCTTCCTTCTTTATTGGCGGTGTGTGAGGTGACAAACCATTCGTTAAATTATTTTCGCTTGAATTTGCTTTCAATGCTGCATTTTCTTGCTGTAACAATGTAACTGATTCACGAGCTTTACGTAGCTCTTGTTGTAAGAAGTAAATTGTGCTCTGCATTCCTTCAACATCCTCGTCCAAATCTTGCAAGAATTCATCCAATTCTGTAACATAGACATTACCAACAGACATTAGCTACTTTGATttataacatattaaaaaaatatccaTAACAAAAATAATACCTGATTGTGATTTCTTCATTTCTTCGCTGAAACTTCTTTGAAGAGCAAGATCTCCCTCCAACTTAGCAATTCGTCCACTAGCAATCATGCGACCTAATTCTTCATTTTCTTGATATAACAATCTGCATTTTGCCATTAGTCTTTTACCTGTATtgctataaataaaaaaaatatacagagtgtcattggaaatacaaatttattatttagttTTATCAAAAGacgtaaattattatttacctATCTGGTGTAAATTTCCAGGCACTAAGTTCGTTTTGGGTGTCCTCTAATTTAGCTTTAGTTGTAACAAGTTCTTGCCTTAATTtttgaattaaaatattaacagCTGGATCTAACAAAGCAGATCTTAAAGCCACAGCGGATGGAGCATGAGCAGCTTTCATTTCAGCAATTTGACTCtaaaagagagaggaaagaagaagagtTACGTGctatgaaattttttaattagttctatatttcttctattaaaaaatgtaaaatctaCATACAATATATTCTTGTAATTCTTGTTCTTTAGAAGCAAGTCTCCTGACTAAAATCTTCTCTCTATGAGATGCTTCTGCATGTTGCTGTCTGTACTTGCTTTCAGAGTCCCTCAATGAGGATAGCTCACCtacaaaaagaaattatatCATTTCCTCTTTTAATTAAGACTTCACTGTTTAAAGCTATCTATGTGTTTCGTCAATTTGTTTTATGCTTATTATATaatcattttaaaattaaacagaGTATGAGcatctatatatataatatgtaatataatgggtaatataatatatatacacatgtatatatatcatgtaatgtacattttttattatattttaaaaggtTATGattttttcaactttatttcaaTTAGATATAAAAATACTATACTTCAAATACATTTCAAACATAAAAATCATTAAAGCAGTTATTAATTGATAATACAAATTTAAAGAGAAAGCTgtattaacatttatttaatttaaaatacaatatgAAAAAAGATGTATTTCCATGTCTTTCAtaattttacctatatttttatgatatataatttttattcatacactttgaataaaattatattttcataatcAGAGTTGgggattattttataatattctttttGATTATTTTCTCCATCTCTGGTAATAATTCGTTTAAATAATGGTAAGTCATATAAATTTATGAGACACATAGAGAGCTAAAAACCTtaaaatatatatgcatataatataatgatacagAGTATTCTGTACAGtctcttttaatatttcatatctgtaTATCTTTGGTGAAAGAAAGCATAGTGGTGAAAATCTACTATATACTGTTTTGCCCTAAGTGCGCATAAACAAAATATGTTTTCATATGTATGTGACATTGATTGCCTGACAACTGACATTTTTAATTAGCGCATACTTTGAGTTTGGAGTCGTTGCATCGTGCCATTTGTGAGATTCTCTGTGCTTCCACCGAGACCAAGAGTGGACGTTACTTTTCTTCCATGAAAATAGATAGACTACTTGTTGCAGACACAGATGTTGTCACAAGATGACCTCCCGGCCTTATTTGATCAGGATTGTATTTTTTTCAGATTGGTACTTGGACATCAGGAAGTTATGGTGCAGGTACAAATGCATGCATGAATTGCGTTCATAATGGGAATAGACAGGGATGTTTGTCTAGGAACATAATTAAAATTGTTCAGTTTTATCAGATGTATCTATATATAAGATGATATTAAAGATTGTAGATTGGGATAAGAATTGTTAGGATTGGAAAAAGCAGCTGGAATTTCAGATCATAACTGCATCAATTAAAGGTTTCGTACTTCACCAAGACTTAGGTTCACGCATCCCTGGCACAGAGTTTTGTGGGCCAAAGGATGACATAGGGCCTCTGTTTTTACTCTTCTGAGTGGTATATTCAGAGCCAGCAAGGATGTTGTATTTCATTCAATCCTCGCAAAGTGGAAACTCGATATCCAATGTACACACAAACACACACGCACTGTCCTGCTTCTGGCAGTGTGTTTTACTACACTGTAGAATTATACGTGGCACACTGCACGGTCACTTAAGAGCTCATACCAAA of the Bombus affinis isolate iyBomAffi1 chromosome 6, iyBomAffi1.2, whole genome shotgun sequence genome contains:
- the LOC126917568 gene encoding pre-mRNA-splicing regulator female-lethal(2)D isoform X2 — its product is MQRLQTQSELSSLRDSESKYRQQHAEASHREKILVRRLASKEQELQEYISQIAEMKAAHAPSAVALRSALLDPAVNILIQKLRQELVTTKAKLEDTQNELSAWKFTPDSNTGKRLMAKCRLLYQENEELGRMIASGRIAKLEGDLALQRSFSEEMKKSQSELDEFLQDLDEDVEGMQSTIYFLQQELRKARESVTLLQQENAALKANSSENNLTNGLSPHTPPIKKEESEENSISETKTSKSMEDSDVCKGARTPPLSSQRSPQCEFSNTERTERVERKPNQADHNDESSSDSAALIIKVENEELSDREEEHEENRNNKRILRSKSHNRNNNKTNGEEVLTRITRGRDRTKRDKSAPGSDDERTYKKKRRESILSLDYNEADDDALVLTNGETLQSDPE
- the LOC126917568 gene encoding pre-mRNA-splicing regulator WTAP isoform X1 is translated as MAEECNDVKSAGPSSPRSPLNNSMGGKPSSPHSPRQPRRMKLTQQQLDSMTKDELAAKWHEQDLYVECLEAQAAAQEGELSSLRDSESKYRQQHAEASHREKILVRRLASKEQELQEYISQIAEMKAAHAPSAVALRSALLDPAVNILIQKLRQELVTTKAKLEDTQNELSAWKFTPDSNTGKRLMAKCRLLYQENEELGRMIASGRIAKLEGDLALQRSFSEEMKKSQSELDEFLQDLDEDVEGMQSTIYFLQQELRKARESVTLLQQENAALKANSSENNLTNGLSPHTPPIKKEESEENSISETKTSKSMEDSDVCKGARTPPLSSQRSPQCEFSNTERTERVERKPNQADHNDESSSDSAALIIKVENEELSDREEEHEENRNNKRILRSKSHNRNNNKTNGEEVLTRITRGRDRTKRDKSAPGSDDERTYKKKRRESILSLDYNEADDDALVLTNGETLQSDPE